The following are encoded in a window of Limibacter armeniacum genomic DNA:
- a CDS encoding site-specific integrase, with amino-acid sequence MSVKLREKKLTDGRSHLYLDISRDGYRKKDYLKLYVFDNPKDSEERRHNKQARELARQYALDRERQLVQMQRGGLSASSMTLEQVFELHMQGIKKEGSRSNYLYMFQRAISLGLDSMSINTITRHHSELLMNELQKTLGPSTANERFVKFSAVMNFAVKQGFITSNPAIHIKKAKVAEKDISYLEEKEIRTVAAAAVEGVTMEVKRAFLFSCYTGLRVSDILQLDWSHIQGDRLSMVQKKTTDRVYIPLNETALRLAGDRNGEKVFSLSGINIDYHIKQLAIKAGLEKKISFHVARHTFATWLITRGVDIYTVQQLMGHKNINSTMRYAKVISEKKRQSVERLPDIF; translated from the coding sequence ATGAGTGTGAAATTGAGAGAGAAGAAACTTACAGATGGCAGGTCCCACCTGTACCTGGACATCAGCCGTGACGGCTACCGGAAAAAGGATTATCTCAAGCTATATGTGTTCGACAACCCTAAGGACAGTGAGGAGCGCAGACACAACAAACAGGCAAGGGAACTGGCAAGGCAGTACGCCCTTGACAGGGAAAGACAGCTGGTGCAGATGCAGCGGGGAGGACTGTCTGCCTCATCGATGACCTTAGAGCAGGTCTTCGAACTACACATGCAAGGGATAAAGAAGGAAGGATCAAGATCCAACTACCTCTACATGTTTCAAAGGGCGATCTCACTGGGGCTTGACAGCATGAGTATAAACACCATTACTCGCCATCATAGTGAACTGCTGATGAATGAGCTGCAAAAGACCTTGGGGCCAAGTACGGCCAACGAGCGCTTTGTCAAGTTTTCGGCTGTCATGAATTTTGCAGTCAAGCAAGGTTTTATCACTTCCAATCCTGCTATCCATATCAAAAAAGCAAAGGTGGCTGAGAAGGATATCAGCTATTTGGAGGAAAAGGAAATCAGGACGGTGGCAGCAGCGGCAGTGGAAGGGGTAACAATGGAAGTCAAGCGTGCCTTTCTCTTCAGTTGCTACACAGGGCTGAGGGTGAGTGATATCTTGCAGCTCGACTGGTCGCATATTCAGGGAGATAGACTTTCAATGGTCCAGAAGAAGACCACAGACAGGGTATACATCCCCTTGAATGAGACAGCCCTGAGACTTGCAGGTGATAGGAATGGGGAAAAGGTATTTTCTCTTTCAGGGATCAACATTGATTATCACATCAAACAACTGGCTATAAAAGCAGGGCTAGAGAAGAAAATTAGCTTTCATGTTGCCCGTCATACTTTCGCAACTTGGTTAATTACCCGGGGTGTTGATATCTATACTGTCCAACAACTGATGGGACATAAAAATATCAACTCAACCATGAGGTATGCGAAAGTGATTAGTGAGAAGAAAAGGCAGAGTGTTGAGAGGTTGCCAGATATATTTTAG